Sequence from the Terriglobia bacterium genome:
GTTTGGGTCTCGTGGCCGAAGAAAGCATCCGGGGTGGCCACCGATCTCACCGAAGACGTGGTGCGTCGGGCTGGGCTGCCGCTGGGCTGGGTGGACGTGAAGGTTTGGGCGATTGACCAAACCTGGTCGGGCCTGAAGTTTTATCGGCGCAAAGCGCAAGCGAAGGCGGCCGCTCGAAACTAGAAACCAGAAACTAGAAACTGTCTCTTATGGCTATTTACTTACCGCAGACCGCAGAAGAAGAAAGCATCGGACTCGACGAGCTGACCCCGCGCGAGATCGTGGGCGAGCTCGACAAGCACGTTGTGGGCCAGCAGGCGGCCAAGCGCGCTGTGGCCATCGCCCTGCGCAACCGCATGCGCCGCCAGAAACTGTCGCCCGAGCTGGCGGAAGAAGTCATTCCCAAGAACATCATCATGATCGGCCCCACGGGCGTGGGGAAAACCGAGATCGCGCGCCGTCTGGCCAAGCTGGCCAACTCACCGTTCCTCAAGGTCGAGGCCTCGAAGTTCACCGAGGTCGGCTACGTCGGGCGCGACGTTGAGTCCATGGTCCGCGACCTGGTCGAGATCGCCATTGACATGGTGCGCGAAGAGAAGCTGGAGGACGTGGCGGACAAGGCCGAACTGAACGCCGAGGAGCGGCTGCTGGACCTGCTGCTGCCTGCCAACGTCGGATTCGCCAGCACGCCACCGCGGACGGATGGCGGATCTGCGATTGAGATAGTCCATCCCGGAGACTCGAATACGCGCACGCGGGAAAAACTGCGTCAGCAGTTGCGCGAAGGCAAGCTCGACGACCGCATTGTCGAGCTCGACGTGCGCGAAAAGTCGTTTCCCGCGTTCGAAATCGTCTCCAACCAGGGTGTCGAGGAGATGGACGTCAATATCAAGGACATGCTGCCCAATATCTTCGGCCAGCGCACCAAGAAGCGGAAGATGAAGGTCAGCGAGGCCTTCGAGTACCTGGTGCAGGAAGAAGAGTCGCGCCTGATCGACATGGACCAGGTGACGCGCATCGCGGTGGAGCGGGTGGAGCAGTCGGGCATCATTTTCCTGGACGAGATCGACAAGATCGCCGGCCGCGAAAGCGGTCACGGACCCGACGTTTCGCGCGAAGGCGTGCAGCGCGACATCCTGCCCATCGTGGAAGGCACCACGGTCAACACGCGCTACGGCATGGTGCGCACCGACCACATCCTGTTCATTGCTGCGGGCGCGTTCCACGTCTCCAAGCCGAGCGACCTGATTCCGGAACTGCAGGGCCGGTTCCCGATCCGCGTCGAACTGCAATCGCTGACCATCGCCGACTTCATCAAGATCCTCACCGAACCCAAGTCATCGCTGGTAAAGCAGTACACGGCGCTGCTGGAGACCGAGGGCCTGAAGCTGGAGTTCACCCCGGAATCGCTGGAAGAAGTGGCGAACTTCGCGGCGCGGGTGAACGAGGGAACGGAAAACATCGGGGCGCGGCGGCTGCACACCATCATGGAGCGCGTGCTCGACCAGATCAGCTTCGACGCCCCCGACATGAAGGAAAAACAGGTTACCGTGGACGCCGACTACGTGCGCAAGATGCTGTCGGAGATCGTGAAGGACCAGGATTTGTCGCGGTACATTTTGTGATTTGCTGATTGGGTGATTGGCCCGGCGGACTGCTGGGCCTTTTCGTTTTCCAATCGGCAAATCAGTAAGTCGGCAAATCGGAAATTCTGCTACGCTGATTGGCTTTCATGAAATCCAAGCTTGATCTCATTGCAGCGCTGCTGTGGTGTGCGCTGCTCGCCGCCTGCGGGACGCCGGGCGCGCCGCGTCCGCCGTCGCTGGAGTTGCCGCAGCCGATCAATGATCTGGTGGCCACGCGGCAGGGAGACAAGGTCACGCTCGCCTGGACCGTCCTGCGCGAGACTACCGACAAGCAGAACATCCGGCATCCCGGGCCGGTGCGGGTTTGCCGCGGCGTGAACACCACCGCCATGGTGCAGTGCCCGCAGGTGGCGGAGCTTCCGCCTGCCAACGCGCCGCCGTTGAAGAACGCCAAGCAGGAGCAGAGGACGTACACGGACACCTTGCCGCCGCAATTGCAGCAACAGTATCCAACGGGTTTTGCGACCTACGCGGTGGAGACGCTCAACCCACGCGGGCGCAGCGCCGGGTTGTCGAACCAGGTGGAGGTGCCGCTGGCGCCGACGCTGGCGCCGCCCAATGATGTGCGCGCGCAGGTCAGGCCGGAGGGCATTGTGCTCACCTGGACAGGCGTGCTCCACGAGCACGAAGCGCCGGAGTTGCGGCACGTGCATCGCATCTACCGCCGGACACCGGAGACACCGGCGTGGAGCGCGGTTGGAGAGGTACAGCTTTCCACCGACCCGCACGCCCGCTTCGTGGACATCGGATTCGAGTGGGAAAAGACGTATCTGTATCGCGTGGTGGTGGTCACCTCGGTCGTTCGCGGTGGTGAAACGGCGGTGCAGGTTGAGGGCGAGCCGTCAGCAGACGTTCAGGTCTTCGCGCACGATGTGTTCCCGCCGGCGGCGCCGAGCGGGTTGCAGGCGGTGGCCAGCGGCGTGGGACAGCCGCCGTTTTTGGATTTGACCTGGGCGCCGAACACCGAGCCCGACCTCTCCGGCTACAACCTCTATCGTCACGAGGCAGGCCAGCCGCCGGTGAAAATCAATTCCGAGCTGGTGCAGACACCGGCGTACCGCGACCGCGCGGTGGCGTCAGGACACAAGTACATTTATTCCGTGACTGCGGTGGATTTGCGCGGGAACGAAAGCCAGCAGTCACCCGAAGCTTCTGAGTCAGTTCCATAAAAAGCTGACCGCAGAGGTTGCGAAGGAAGCGTGCCAACAATTTCTGAATTCCTTTGCGCGCCTTGGCGTTCTTTGCGGTAAAAATGTGTTGTAAGGTTCCCAAATGAAATATTGCCGACTGCTCATTAACAACGAACCGCAGTTCGCGCTGGTGGAGACCGAAGGGTCCACCGGGCGGGAGCTGATCACGCGCGTGTTCAAGTCCGCGCCCGCAGCGCGTATTCCGGACGAAGACGCGGTGTCGAAGCGCATTAATCCCATCCCGCTGCAAGATGCCGGTCTGCTGACGCCGGTGTTGCCCTCGAAGATCGTCTGCGTGGGCCGGAACTACCGCGCGCACGCGGCCGAGCTGGGCAACGAGGTTCCCACCGAGCCGCTAATCTTTTTCAAGCCGCCGTCTTCGCTCAACGATCCCGGCGCGCAGATTCGCCTGCCCCGACTCTCGCAGAACGTGCCCTACGAAGGCGAGCTGGCGGTGGTGATCGGCAAGACCTGCTACCACGTGCGCGAGGGCGAGGACGTGCGCGACTACATCCTCGGCTACACCATCCTCAACGACGTCACCGCGCGCGACCTGCAGAAGAAAGAGAACCAGTGGGCGCGCGCCAAGGGCTTCGACACCTTCGCTCCAGTCGGGCCGGTCGTGGTGGACGGCCTGGATCCGTGGGCCGGCATCGAGGTGGAAACGCGTATCAACCACGAGGTGCGGCAGCACGGCACCACCGCCGATTTCATCTTCCCGCTCGATGTTATAATCCGCCATATTACCGCCGCCATGACGCTGGTTCCCGGCGATGTCATTGCTACCGGAACGCCCGAAGGCGTCGGGCCGCTGCACGCCGGCGACGTCGTGGAAATCTCCGTCCAGGGTGTCGGCACGCTGCGCAATCCCGTGGTGGACGAATGACGAGGTGGGTAATTTCGTAAGTGGGTGACTCGGTAATGGAAGCGGTTCGATTGGCCGTTAGTTTTCTGCAATTACGAAATTACCAATTTACCCGATTACCAAATTTGTAGAAGATGTGGGTTCAGCATGAAATTCTTCATTGATACCGCCAACCTGAACGAAATCCGTGAGGCCAATGCCATGGGCATCCTCGACGGCGTCACCACCAACCCCTCGCTGATCGCCAAGGAAGGCAAGCCATTCAAGGACACGATCCTGGAGATCTGCCGGATTGTGGACGGGCCGGTCAGCGTGGAAGTAGTGGCCATCGAAGCCAGGGGCATGCTGCGCGAGGCGGAAGAATTCGCGACGTGGCACAAGAATGTCGTGGTTAAGCTGCCCACCACGAAAGAAGGATTGAAGGCGTGTAAGACGCTGAGCGGAAAAGGCATTCGCACGAATTTGACGCTGTGCTTCTCGCCCAACCAGGCGCTGATGGTGGCCAAGGCGGGCGCCACCTATGTCAGCCCGTTTGTCGGGCGGTTGGATGACATCAGCCACGTCGGTATGGACTTGGTTCGGCAGATCATCCAGATCTATAACAATTACGGATACAAGACGCAGGTGCTGGCAGCATCGCTGCGGCATCCGCTGCACGTGGTGGAAGCTGCGATGGCGGGCGCGCACGTGGCCACTATCCCATTCAAGGTGCTGGACCAGATGATCAAGCATCCGCTCACCGACAGGGGCCTGGACGCCTTCCTCAAAGACTGGGAGAAGGTGAAGGCGCTAGCGGAAGCGGAGTTGATCGCGAAGGGCTGACGCAGTTGCAGGAATGAAAGCGGTGCGGCGCGAGGTAGCGCCGTTTGCATTTGGGCTATCGGCGTTCGGCTGTCGCTTCGGCGGCTGGGCGGATTGATTCACCCGACTGACGTTAGTCCATGGCCGAGAGCCGTACCGCACCCCAATCGTAACCTCTCGCAACCCGCATCTAAGGGGTAAGCTGGATTTGTCCGCTGCGAGAGGAGCAGTAGGTTGCGCGTGCGGGTGGCCAAGTATGTTTCCGAGAGGAGTATGAGCGCGCTTCGTTTTTATGCTGTGATGGCGGCGGGCATTACCGCCGTGGGTGTTGGTGTGTGGCAGTGGATCCGCGCCCATCGCACCACTCCAGAACAGCGGGAGCGCGCGCGGCGGCAGCGGCTGGCGCAGATCGGCCGCATCTGCGATGGCACCATCGTCGACGTGCAGGAAATCAGCGCCAACGGCCGCGGCCCTATGCAACTGATCATGTTTACCTACGATGTCGGCGGCGTGTCGTACGAGGCGTCGCAGGACATCACCCACCTGCAGCAGGCCATCGACATCCACTCCTGCAAGCTGGGCCTGCCGACCTCAATCAGGTACGATCCGCACAATCCGGGAAACTCCATCGTCGTTGCTGAAGCCTGGACGGGAATCAGGCAGTAGGCGAAAGGCGAAGGGCGCAAGGCTTCACGGAGGCTTTTCGGCGGGGTCTTGTTCGGGTCGTAAGTGATCGCGGCCTGGAACATCGAGTCGGAGATCCCGACGTTGTAACGCACGCCGGTGATGAAGCGCTGGTTGTTGGTGTCGCCGTTGTGCGAGCGCAGGATGCTGTATGGCGTCATCACCCCCTGCACGAGACGCCAGTTGTCGAAGATCTCGCCTTCCACGTTTTTCAGCCGGTCGGTGGGGTCGCGCCACTCGAACGTCTTCTTGATCGGCAGATGGGTGTGGCTGTCGAGGAAGAGCGTGACCGCGTCATTGTCGGCGGTGAAGATGCTGACCTGGTCCGCCGGCTTCTGCTCGGCCACCGCGGGCCCGTCGTAGAACAGCGCCATGCCGGGCTGATTGAGCCACTGACGCAACACGATCTCGAGTGAATGGCGATAGCGGCGGTTGTAGTCGGCGACCTGCTCGGGCTCCTGCGCGGCGGTGCCCTTGTAGGTGATCTCGTAGCCCTTGTCGCCGACGTTGATGAACACCACGTCGCGCTGCTTGGTGAGCTCAATGCGGTCCTTGTCGGGATATTTCCAGAAGCGCCAAAACAGGGTGCCCAGGCTGTTGGGCTGGCCCTGGAAATAACTGTACGAGCGTCCCTGCTGCTCCATGTCCTGCAAGTTGAGCCACGCCTGCCCGCCCAGCGCCTGGATGCACTGGTCGAGCAGGGCGCGGGCTTTCTGCGCGTTGGCGTCCTGCGGGGCTTGCGCCGGCTTAGCCACAGAGGGCACGGAGGATGGAGGGGCTTGGGCCGCGGCTAAAACCGCGTACGCCGCAAGAAGCACGACAATGACGAATGACTTCATAGTGAACTGACTATTTTAGATGCTTGCCGGAAATCGCGTCCGGCAAGGAGCCCGGAGCCTGAAGCCTATCCCACCAGCACCGCGCCGCCGTTGACGTTGAAGATTTCGCCGGTGATGAAGCCGGCATGTTCAGTGCACAGAAACAGGATAGGCGCGGCGATCTCTTCTGGGGTGGCGACGCGGCGCAGCGGAATGGTGTTGAACACCTTCTCGCGCGTGACCGGATGATTGAGCGCGGGGGCGGCCATATCGGTCGCCACCCAACCGGGAGCGACGCAGTTGACGCGGATGCGGTCGGGCGCCAGCTCGGTCGAGAGTCCCTTGACCATGCTGATTACCGCGCCCTTGGCGGCGGCGTAGTCGCAATGGAAGGACTCGCCGCGCTGCCCGGCAGTCGAACTGACCAGCACGATGCTGCCGCCGCGGCCCTGTTTTTTCATCTGCGCCACCGCGTGCTTCACCAGGCCGAAGACGCTGTCGAGGTTGATGGCGATGGTTTCGTGCCATTGCTGATCCGTCATGCGATCGATGGGAACATCTTCGGGTGGCCAGATGCCGTGGTTGGCAACCAGAATGTCCACGCCGCCAAAGCGCTGGACGGCCCGCTCGATCAGCTCGCGAGCGGACTCGACATTGCGGAGATTGGCCTGCACGGCGGCGCAGCGGTCTGTACCGCACTCGTTCACTACGCGATCGGCAGCGGTGCGGTTCTGCTGGTAGTTAAACAGCACCTTGGCGCCGGCGGCGGCGAACATCTTGACGGTGGCCGCGCCGATGCCGCGCGACCCGCCGGTGATGACGGCGACGCGATCCGGGAGCGAGAGATTTGGCGCATTAGGCATCAACGAATGAAATTAGCAGAAGCGAGTTTCTAGTTTCCAGTTTCTAGTTTCCTAAATGGCAGCACATGTCAGGTTACCAGTGTCACACAAGCAACTCTAGAACTCGGGTCGGAGACCCAAGCCACACATCCCCGCTGGAAACTGGAAACTAGAAACTGCTCTTCAGCGACTCGAAGTCCGGCACCGGGACGCGCGGCTGCTGGTGGCGGCGCAGCGCGGCCTGCGTGAATGCCCGGAAGATGGCGCGCGAGGGTTCGTCGTCAGCAAAGCTGCGCTCCGGGTGCCACTGGACGGCGAGGACGAAGTGGTCGGACGCAGCGCCTTCGACGGCTTCGACGACTTGATCTTTGTCGGAGCGGGCGACCACGCGCAGGCCGTCGCCAATCATGTCCGCCGCCTGGTGGTGGCTGGAGTTCACCTCGACGGAAATTTCCTGCTGCGGAACATAGTTCCCATCTTCGCAAACTTCGGTCGCGAATTCCTTCACCGGCGCAACGATGCCGGCGAGACGCGATCCATGCTCAATGGTGACGGTGTGCGCGCGCGGCACGGTGTGTCCGGCGGCGTGGTTGACCCCGGTGTCAAGGTGCTGGATGAGCGTTCCCGTGCGCCAGACGTTGAGTGCCTGCAAGCCGTAGCAGATTCCGAGGATGGGTTTGCGCATGTTGAACGCGTCCTGGAGCAGGAGTTCGTCCACATTGTCGCGGGTGGGATCGGCGGGCGCGGTGTGCGGATCGCGAGTGGCGGCGCCGTATTTTTCCGGGTCGATGTCGGCCTTGCTGCCGGGCAGAAGAATGCCGTCGCAACGCTTGGCCGCTTGCGCGATCTGCTGATTCGACCATTCCAGCGGAATGACGATGGGCTCACCGCCGGCCTGGCGCATCGCGTCTTCATATTGCGTCAGGGCGCGCAGAGCGTAGTCGCGCTCGGAGTGCGGGACGGGGATAGCAATCCTGGGTCGCATAAAAACAGCCGTTGGTAGCTGGTAGTTAGGAGTTAGCAAAAAACCGGTTTCGGCGATATCCAAAATAGTTTACCGCGCTCACGCCTGACTTCCTATGGTGCCCGCAGCCATGCGCGGGTCGGGTACGCGGGAATGGGAATAGTAGAGGTCCTCGACGGCTTTCTGCGCGCGGGCGGCGAGGACGTCCATGTCGCGCAGGCTGTAGCCAGCGGTTGAAATCGGCTCACCGATGACCAGCCGCATCGTGCCGGGTCGGATGTGAAAGCTGTTCATGGGGAGAACTTCGTAGGTGCCGACGATGGCCATGGGGACGATGTCCACCCCGGCCTTGATGGCGATGTAGAACGCGCCGCTCATGAAGGGCCGGACCTGCCCGCTGGCGGAGCGACCGCCTTCGGGGAAGACGACCAGTGGCATGCCGCCCTGCAGGCTGCGAACGCCGCGCATCAGGCTGCGCATGGAGGCCATAGCGCTGCCGGCGTCCACCGGAATCTGGCCGGAACGGCGCAGGTGCCAGCCCATGAACGGGTAGCGGAACAATTCTCTTTTGGCCATGATGCGGAACTGGAAGGGCAGGTGCTCGTAGAGGAGCGGGATGTCGAGTGCGGAAATGTGATTGGCGGCCAGCACCTGCGGGCGCGAGCGGTCGAGCCTCTCCATGCCGGTGATGGTGACCGGGCAGAAGATGGTGTGCAGGATCAGCCACGACCAGAGCCGCGCAAAACCGTGCTGGATGCGGCCGTCACGGTCGAACAGCGACGACAGCAGGGACAGCGTGCCGAGCACGAAGGTGTAGATGTAGATGAGGACGTCGAAGATGAAGATGGAGCGAGCCCAGCTCAGGGCGTTCCAGTGTTTCGCCGATGTGTTCACGTGCAATGTTTCTCTTGGTCTATCCGTCGATCGGTCCCAGCATCAACAAGCAGGCGCACAGGACCGACAGACCGAAGGGCCGACTGACCCGCGATTCACCTGAGATTTTAGCTTGTCCTCATCGCTTGGACGTAAACGACACTTTGGCTACGGCGCGATGCCCAGCACCGGCATGGCTTCGCCGACCACATAAATCGAGCCGGTGATCACAACTACAGCGTTGGCAGGGGTGAGGCGGCGGGCGGCTTGGATGGCGGCGGCGACGGTGGCACCGGTTTCGATCTCGGCGCCGGTGCGGGCGGCGGCGTCGCGGATCTCCTGGGGCGCGGCGGAGCGTGGGTTCTCGGCGCGAGTGGCGATGACGCGGTGCGCGAGTGGAAAGAGGATTTCCGCCATTTCGGCGATTGCCTTGTCGCGCATGGCGCCGAAGACAAACAGCAGCGGGCGGTCTGGGTAGCGCTGCGACAGCGCAGAACGCAGGGCCCAGGCGCCGGCGGGATTATGCGCGACGTCGAGGACGAAATCGATCGAGCCCTGGGGCTCAATCTGGAAGCGTCCCGGCCAGCGGGTTTCGCGGATGCCGCGCTCGATGTCCTGCGGGGTGATGCGCAGGCCCGCGTCATTGAGTTCGACAGCGGCAGCAACGGCGAGCGCGAGGTTGCGGAGTTGGTGACGGCCGAAAAGTGGCGACGCCACGGTGATTTCCTGGCCCATGACGGTGAGAGGGTAGGAGGTTCTGGTTTCTCGTTTCTGGTCGCTGGAAACAACAGATTCCTCGCTCCGCTCGGAATGACAATTCTCGATGGGTGAACCCGGCGACAGGGGCGGGACGTAGGGAACAGCGCTGACGCCGCGTGCGCCGCGGTCGAGGATGGTGTTGCCGATGACGTCGTTGGCTTCGGGATGCTGGGGCAGCGTGACCACAGTTCCGCCGGGACGAATGATGCCGGCTTTCTCACCCGCGATCTCGCGCACGGTGTTGCCGAGGAATTTCTGGTGGTCGAGCGAGATGTCGGTGATGACCGAGACCAGCGGGTCGACGACGTTGGTCGCGTCGAGGCGCCCGCCCATGCCGACCTCGAGCACGGCGATGTCCACGCCGCTGCGGGCGAAGTGCAGGAACGCCATCGCGGTGAGGATTTCGAAAAAGCTGGGATGCCAGGGCAGCTTGCCGGAGTCGAGCAGGCGGGCGACGGCGGCCTCGACGTCGTCGTGGGCGCGGGTGAAATCGGAGTCGGAAATCGGTTCGCCGTTGATGCGGATGCGCTCGTTGATGCGCACCAGGTGCGGCGAGGTGTAAAGGCCGGTGCGGTGGCCGGCGGCGCGCAGGATCGAGGCGAGCGTGGCGGCGGTGGAGCCTTTGCCGTTGGTGCCCGCGATCAGCACCGAACGGAATTGGCGCTCCGGCATGCCCAGCGGCTGCAGCAGCACGCGCATGTGCGCCAGGTCGAACTTGTGCGCCGGAGTACGCGCCAATTCGTGCCCCAGTTCGTAGAGTTGCGCGACTGCGGAATCGTAGGGCAAAGCTTCTAGCTCTTGGCTCTTAGCTGCCGTTCGGTGCAAGGTCAGCAGTCAAGTCCAAGCTGACAGCTAAGAGCTAATAGCTAAGAGCTTTTGCCGTTGGGCATCATGAAATCGAGCGCGCGCGCGATGTAGTTCTTCAGGTCCTTGCGGTGGACCACGGCGTCGAGCATGCCGTGCTCGAGCAGGAACTCGCTGCGCTGGAAGCCCTCGGGCAATTTCTGGCGAATGGTCTGCTCGATGACGCGCGGTCCGGCGAAGCCGATGAGGGCGCCGGGTTCGGCGATATTCAGGTCGCCCAGCATGGCAAACGACGCCGTCGTGCCGCCCGTGGTGGGGTCGGTCAGGACCGAGATGTAGGGCACGCGCGCGTCATCCATGCGCGCCAGCGCGGCGGATATTTTTGCTAACTGCATCAGGCTGATGACGCCTTCCATCATGCGCGCGCCGCCGGAGGCGGAGACGATGAGCAGCGGGTTGCCCAGGTCGGTGGCGCGTTCGACGGCGCGGGTGATGGCTTCGCCGACCACCGAGCCCATGCTGCCGCCGATGAAGGCGTACTCCATGGAGCTGACAATCACCGGTCGTCCGTTCAGTTTGCCGCGCGCGTTGACGATCGCATCTTTCAGGCCGGTATCCTTCCGCGTTTTCGTCAGCCGGTCGGAATATTTTTTCAGGTCGGTGAATTTCAGCGGGTCGGTGGAGGCGAGCTTCATGTCATCGGTGGTGTACTCGCCATCGTCGAGCAGTTGGGCGAGGCGGGTGCGCGCGTCCACGCGGAAGTGGTGCTGGCACTTGGGGCAGACGTTGAGATTGGCGTCGAGGTCCTTCTTCCAGATGATCTGGCGGCAGTCCTCGCACTTCACCCACAAGCCCTCGGTGCGGACCTTCTTTTCGCCGGAGGGTTCCAGGTCGCCCGACTGTCGTTTAAACCAGGTCATATTAATCGCGAAATTGCGGAATCGGGTAATTGCGGAATTTCAGCGACTGACGGCTCCAGTCGATTACACAATTCGGCAGTCACGCAGTTCCGCAATTCAGTACTCGATTCCCCGCTGCGCCTGCACGCCCTTTTCATAGGCGTGCTTCACCTGGCGCATCTCGGTGACGGTATCGGCCAAATCAACAATTGTGGGGTGCGCGTTGCGTCCCGTCAAGATGACGTGCACCATTTCGGGGCGATTCTTCAGCGCGTCGGCGACCTTGGCCGGGTCGAGCATGCCGTAGCTGATGGCATAGTTGATCTCGTCGAGGATCACCAGGTCCCACTCGCCGGACAGGATGGCCCTCTCCGCCTCGGCCCAGGCTTGCTCGACCATGCGAATGTCCTCGGGATCGGTTTCGGCGCCGCCCACCTTAACGAAGCCGCGTCCCATCTGCTTCATGACGAAACGGTCGCCGAAGGCCTGCACCGCGTCCAGCTCGCCGTAATGCCACGAGCCTTTCAGGAATTGCAGCATCAGCACCTTCATGCCCTGCCCGACGGCGCGCAGCGCCGTGCCCATGGCGGCGGTGGTCTTGCCCTTGCCCGGGCCGGTGTTGACGATGATGAGACCGCGGCGAACGTCTGGCATGCAGTTTCCAGTTTCTGGTTTCTAGTTTCTGGTCGTGAAGTGTGGTTTTCGAGCAAACCGGCCACTCGAAACCAGAAACTTGAAACTGTCCTTCAGTGCCCCAGGTGGTACGGATGTCCCTTGAGGATTGTAAATCCTCGGTATAGCTGCTCCAGCAAAACCACGCGGGCGAGTTCGTGCGCGAGGGTCATTTTGCCGAGCGAAAGCTGGAATGAGGCGGCAGCGCGAGCGGCGTCGGAGAAGCCGTCCGGACCGCCCACGGCGAAGAGCAGCGACTGCGTGCCGCGGTCTTGCTGCTGTTGGAGATATTCGGCGAACTGCTCGGAAGAAAGCTGCTTGCCACGCGCGTCGAGCAGGACGAGGGTCTGCGCAGGGCGGACGCCGGATTTTTCGAGTTGCCTCAGTAGTGCGGCTTCATGCGGCAGCTCGATCGAATCGG
This genomic interval carries:
- the cobO gene encoding cob(I)yrinic acid a,c-diamide adenosyltransferase yields the protein MPDVRRGLIIVNTGPGKGKTTAAMGTALRAVGQGMKVLMLQFLKGSWHYGELDAVQAFGDRFVMKQMGRGFVKVGGAETDPEDIRMVEQAWAEAERAILSGEWDLVILDEINYAISYGMLDPAKVADALKNRPEMVHVILTGRNAHPTIVDLADTVTEMRQVKHAYEKGVQAQRGIEY
- the accD gene encoding acetyl-CoA carboxylase, carboxyltransferase subunit beta, producing MTWFKRQSGDLEPSGEKKVRTEGLWVKCEDCRQIIWKKDLDANLNVCPKCQHHFRVDARTRLAQLLDDGEYTTDDMKLASTDPLKFTDLKKYSDRLTKTRKDTGLKDAIVNARGKLNGRPVIVSSMEYAFIGGSMGSVVGEAITRAVERATDLGNPLLIVSASGGARMMEGVISLMQLAKISAALARMDDARVPYISVLTDPTTGGTTASFAMLGDLNIAEPGALIGFAGPRVIEQTIRQKLPEGFQRSEFLLEHGMLDAVVHRKDLKNYIARALDFMMPNGKSS
- the hslU gene encoding ATP-dependent protease ATPase subunit HslU yields the protein MAIYLPQTAEEESIGLDELTPREIVGELDKHVVGQQAAKRAVAIALRNRMRRQKLSPELAEEVIPKNIIMIGPTGVGKTEIARRLAKLANSPFLKVEASKFTEVGYVGRDVESMVRDLVEIAIDMVREEKLEDVADKAELNAEERLLDLLLPANVGFASTPPRTDGGSAIEIVHPGDSNTRTREKLRQQLREGKLDDRIVELDVREKSFPAFEIVSNQGVEEMDVNIKDMLPNIFGQRTKKRKMKVSEAFEYLVQEEESRLIDMDQVTRIAVERVEQSGIIFLDEIDKIAGRESGHGPDVSREGVQRDILPIVEGTTVNTRYGMVRTDHILFIAAGAFHVSKPSDLIPELQGRFPIRVELQSLTIADFIKILTEPKSSLVKQYTALLETEGLKLEFTPESLEEVANFAARVNEGTENIGARRLHTIMERVLDQISFDAPDMKEKQVTVDADYVRKMLSEIVKDQDLSRYIL
- a CDS encoding 23S rRNA (pseudouridine(1915)-N(3))-methyltransferase RlmH, whose amino-acid sequence is MRLRIAWIGKTKESAIQSLTAEYLERLSRYIPTDSIELPHEAALLRQLEKSGVRPAQTLVLLDARGKQLSSEQFAEYLQQQQDRGTQSLLFAVGGPDGFSDAARAAASFQLSLGKMTLAHELARVVLLEQLYRGFTILKGHPYHLGH
- a CDS encoding SDR family oxidoreductase, with protein sequence MPNAPNLSLPDRVAVITGGSRGIGAATVKMFAAAGAKVLFNYQQNRTAADRVVNECGTDRCAAVQANLRNVESARELIERAVQRFGGVDILVANHGIWPPEDVPIDRMTDQQWHETIAINLDSVFGLVKHAVAQMKKQGRGGSIVLVSSTAGQRGESFHCDYAAAKGAVISMVKGLSTELAPDRIRVNCVAPGWVATDMAAPALNHPVTREKVFNTIPLRRVATPEEIAAPILFLCTEHAGFITGEIFNVNGGAVLVG
- a CDS encoding bifunctional folylpolyglutamate synthase/dihydrofolate synthase gives rise to the protein MPYDSAVAQLYELGHELARTPAHKFDLAHMRVLLQPLGMPERQFRSVLIAGTNGKGSTAATLASILRAAGHRTGLYTSPHLVRINERIRINGEPISDSDFTRAHDDVEAAVARLLDSGKLPWHPSFFEILTAMAFLHFARSGVDIAVLEVGMGGRLDATNVVDPLVSVITDISLDHQKFLGNTVREIAGEKAGIIRPGGTVVTLPQHPEANDVIGNTILDRGARGVSAVPYVPPLSPGSPIENCHSERSEESVVSSDQKRETRTSYPLTVMGQEITVASPLFGRHQLRNLALAVAAAVELNDAGLRITPQDIERGIRETRWPGRFQIEPQGSIDFVLDVAHNPAGAWALRSALSQRYPDRPLLFVFGAMRDKAIAEMAEILFPLAHRVIATRAENPRSAAPQEIRDAAARTGAEIETGATVAAAIQAARRLTPANAVVVITGSIYVVGEAMPVLGIAP
- a CDS encoding 1-acyl-sn-glycerol-3-phosphate acyltransferase; amino-acid sequence: MNTSAKHWNALSWARSIFIFDVLIYIYTFVLGTLSLLSSLFDRDGRIQHGFARLWSWLILHTIFCPVTITGMERLDRSRPQVLAANHISALDIPLLYEHLPFQFRIMAKRELFRYPFMGWHLRRSGQIPVDAGSAMASMRSLMRGVRSLQGGMPLVVFPEGGRSASGQVRPFMSGAFYIAIKAGVDIVPMAIVGTYEVLPMNSFHIRPGTMRLVIGEPISTAGYSLRDMDVLAARAQKAVEDLYYSHSRVPDPRMAAGTIGSQA
- a CDS encoding gamma-glutamyl-gamma-aminobutyrate hydrolase family protein (Members of this family of hydrolases with an active site Cys residue belong to MEROPS family C26.): MRPRIAIPVPHSERDYALRALTQYEDAMRQAGGEPIVIPLEWSNQQIAQAAKRCDGILLPGSKADIDPEKYGAATRDPHTAPADPTRDNVDELLLQDAFNMRKPILGICYGLQALNVWRTGTLIQHLDTGVNHAAGHTVPRAHTVTIEHGSRLAGIVAPVKEFATEVCEDGNYVPQQEISVEVNSSHHQAADMIGDGLRVVARSDKDQVVEAVEGAASDHFVLAVQWHPERSFADDEPSRAIFRAFTQAALRRHQQPRVPVPDFESLKSSF
- the fsa gene encoding fructose-6-phosphate aldolase encodes the protein MKFFIDTANLNEIREANAMGILDGVTTNPSLIAKEGKPFKDTILEICRIVDGPVSVEVVAIEARGMLREAEEFATWHKNVVVKLPTTKEGLKACKTLSGKGIRTNLTLCFSPNQALMVAKAGATYVSPFVGRLDDISHVGMDLVRQIIQIYNNYGYKTQVLAASLRHPLHVVEAAMAGAHVATIPFKVLDQMIKHPLTDRGLDAFLKDWEKVKALAEAELIAKG
- a CDS encoding fumarylacetoacetate hydrolase family protein translates to MKYCRLLINNEPQFALVETEGSTGRELITRVFKSAPAARIPDEDAVSKRINPIPLQDAGLLTPVLPSKIVCVGRNYRAHAAELGNEVPTEPLIFFKPPSSLNDPGAQIRLPRLSQNVPYEGELAVVIGKTCYHVREGEDVRDYILGYTILNDVTARDLQKKENQWARAKGFDTFAPVGPVVVDGLDPWAGIEVETRINHEVRQHGTTADFIFPLDVIIRHITAAMTLVPGDVIATGTPEGVGPLHAGDVVEISVQGVGTLRNPVVDE